A DNA window from Mycolicibacter hiberniae contains the following coding sequences:
- a CDS encoding WXG100 family type VII secretion target, with protein sequence MATRFMTDPDAMRSMAGRFDVHAQTVEDEARRMWASSTNISGAGWGGLAERTSMDTMGQMQTAFRNIVNMLHSVRDGLIRDANHYEQQEAASQQILSGS encoded by the coding sequence GTGGCTACACGTTTTATGACCGACCCGGACGCGATGCGTTCGATGGCTGGCCGGTTCGATGTGCACGCGCAGACCGTTGAGGACGAGGCTCGCCGCATGTGGGCGTCGTCGACCAACATCTCGGGTGCCGGCTGGGGTGGTCTGGCGGAGCGGACGTCGATGGACACCATGGGTCAGATGCAGACCGCGTTTCGCAACATCGTGAACATGTTGCACAGCGTGCGCGACGGCTTGATCCGCGACGCCAACCACTACGAGCAGCAGGAAGCTGCGTCGCAGCAGATCCTGTCGGGCAGCTAG
- a CDS encoding WXG100 family type VII secretion target, with protein sequence MSINYQFGDVDAHGALIRAQAASLEAEHQAIVHDVLAAGDFWGGAGSVACQEFVAQLGRNFAVIYQQANSHGQKVQTAGNNMANTDASVGSSWA encoded by the coding sequence ATGTCGATTAACTACCAGTTCGGTGATGTGGATGCCCACGGTGCGTTGATTCGTGCCCAGGCGGCGTCGTTGGAAGCGGAGCACCAGGCGATCGTGCACGACGTGCTGGCTGCCGGGGACTTCTGGGGCGGCGCCGGTTCGGTGGCCTGCCAGGAGTTTGTGGCGCAGTTGGGCCGCAACTTCGCGGTCATCTACCAGCAGGCCAACTCCCACGGTCAGAAGGTGCAGACCGCCGGGAACAACATGGCCAACACCGACGCGTCGGTCGGCTCCAGCTGGGCCTGA
- the eccCa gene encoding type VII secretion protein EccCa: MKRGYARPTPERAPVVKPENIVLPTPLSVPPPEGKPWWLVVVGVLVVGLLVGMVAMTVANGSRMFLGAGSIFPIFMIGGVAMMMFGGRFGGGAQQLSRPKLDAMRAQFMLMLDRLRESAADSADSMDANYRWYHPAPVTLTASVGSSRMWERQPNGKDLNFGLARVGVGMTRPEVTWGEPQNMPTDIELEPVTGKALQEFGRYQSVVYNLPKMISLLVEPWYSLVGDREKVLGLMRAIICQLAFSHGPDHLRMIVVTSDVSQWDWVKWMPHFGDPRRQDAAGNARMVYGSVQDFATEHAELFSGRGSFMPRHASSSAETPTPHHLIIVDGLDPQWEYVNTTEGIDGVTFFDLTGEPEWRGVSQRVLRVDDKGIINTLPRDRDTWMVIDDNEWFFALADQVSQTDAELFAQRMSHWRLAAAYEEIGQKVTHHIGARDILSYYGIEDAGRIDFGELWASRRSGGSRGRLRIPFGTRSDNGELLFLDMKSLDEGGDGPHGVMSGTTGSGKSTLVRTVIESLLLAHSPEDLQFVLADLKGGSAVKPFAGVPHVSRIITDLEDDQALMERFLEAMWGEIARRKSMCDNAGVDGAKEYNEIRSRMRARGDDSLPPLPMLVVVIDEFYEWFRIMPTAVEVLDSIGRQGRAYWVHLMMASQTIESRAEKLMENMGYRLVLKAQTAGAAQAAGVPNAVNLPSKAGLGYFRKSGEEVIRFQAEFLWRDYHRGGLLDDEQMPLTHAVDYIRPQLFTTAFTPLEVSVSTPEIEAADELAAIDSKPAAAAGEPAEEEDFIRTPKVGTVIIDQLRQMDFEPYRLWQPPLDVPVSIEELVNRYLGHPWQQDYGTRRDLVFPIGVIDRPFKHDQPPLTVDTAGPGANVLILGAGGAGKTTALQTLICSAALTHTPEQVQFYCLAYSGTSLTTVAGLPHVGSVCGPTDPDGVRRTVAELLALVRTRKRSFLECDVASMDVFRRRKFEGLPGAVPNDGFGDVYLVLDNYRALSEENEVLVEQVNQIINQGPSFGVHVIVTADRESELRPPVRSGFGSRVELRLAAVEDAKLVRSRFAKDVPVKPGRGMVAVNYVRLDSDPQSGLHTLIARPAMADTEARIFESDSVAAAVSQVAVGRVRPVRRLPARRLPARFGLDEVRAVAANDHREGVGAGGIAWAISELDLQPVYLNFAENGHLMVTGRRECGRTTTLATIMSEIERLYAPGASSAPAPSPDGRPSAQVWLIDPRRQLLTTLGPDYVEKFAYNLDGTIELVNELAATLARREPPPGLSAEELLSRTWWSGPEIFLIIDDIQQFPPGFDSPFQKAAPWVTRSADVGLHVIATRTFGGWSSAGADPLLRALHQANAPLLVMDADPDEGFIRGKMKGGPLPRGRGLLMAEDTGVFVQVAATELRRAPAQERATTPTG; this comes from the coding sequence ATGAAACGTGGATACGCCCGGCCGACGCCGGAACGCGCGCCGGTGGTCAAGCCGGAGAACATCGTATTGCCGACGCCGCTGAGCGTCCCGCCGCCGGAAGGCAAGCCCTGGTGGCTGGTGGTGGTCGGGGTGCTCGTGGTCGGCCTGCTGGTGGGCATGGTGGCCATGACCGTGGCCAACGGCTCCCGGATGTTCCTGGGTGCCGGCTCGATCTTCCCGATCTTCATGATCGGCGGCGTCGCGATGATGATGTTCGGCGGCCGTTTCGGCGGCGGCGCCCAGCAACTGAGCCGGCCGAAGCTCGACGCGATGCGCGCCCAGTTCATGCTGATGCTGGACCGCCTGCGGGAGTCGGCGGCCGACTCCGCGGACAGCATGGACGCCAACTACCGCTGGTACCACCCGGCGCCGGTCACGCTGACCGCCTCGGTGGGATCGTCGCGCATGTGGGAACGTCAGCCCAACGGCAAGGACCTCAACTTCGGCCTGGCCCGGGTCGGGGTCGGCATGACACGGCCCGAGGTCACCTGGGGTGAACCCCAGAACATGCCGACCGACATCGAACTCGAACCGGTGACCGGTAAGGCGCTGCAGGAGTTCGGTCGCTACCAGAGCGTGGTCTACAACCTGCCGAAGATGATCTCGCTGCTGGTCGAACCGTGGTACTCGCTGGTGGGCGACCGGGAGAAGGTGCTCGGGCTCATGCGGGCGATCATCTGCCAGCTGGCCTTCTCGCACGGCCCCGACCACCTGCGCATGATCGTCGTCACTTCCGATGTGTCGCAGTGGGACTGGGTGAAGTGGATGCCGCACTTCGGCGACCCGCGCCGCCAGGACGCCGCGGGCAACGCCCGCATGGTCTACGGATCGGTGCAGGACTTCGCCACCGAACACGCCGAATTGTTCTCCGGACGTGGATCGTTCATGCCGCGCCACGCCAGTTCGTCGGCCGAGACGCCGACTCCGCACCATCTGATCATCGTCGACGGCCTGGACCCGCAGTGGGAGTACGTCAACACCACCGAGGGCATCGACGGGGTGACGTTCTTCGATCTGACCGGGGAACCGGAATGGCGGGGAGTTTCGCAGCGGGTGTTGCGCGTCGACGACAAGGGCATCATCAACACCCTGCCCCGTGACCGCGACACCTGGATGGTGATCGACGACAACGAGTGGTTCTTCGCCCTGGCCGACCAGGTCAGCCAGACGGACGCCGAACTGTTCGCCCAGCGCATGTCGCACTGGCGGCTCGCGGCGGCCTATGAGGAGATCGGCCAGAAGGTGACGCACCACATCGGTGCGCGCGACATCTTGTCCTACTACGGCATCGAAGACGCCGGGCGCATCGACTTCGGCGAACTGTGGGCGAGCCGACGCAGCGGGGGCAGCCGGGGCCGGCTGCGGATTCCGTTCGGCACCCGCTCCGACAACGGCGAATTGCTGTTCCTGGACATGAAGTCCCTCGATGAGGGCGGCGACGGCCCGCACGGCGTCATGTCCGGCACCACCGGTTCCGGTAAGTCGACCCTGGTGCGCACGGTGATCGAGTCGCTGCTGCTGGCGCACTCGCCCGAAGACCTGCAGTTCGTGCTGGCCGACCTCAAGGGTGGATCGGCCGTCAAGCCGTTCGCCGGGGTGCCGCACGTATCGCGGATCATCACCGACCTCGAAGACGACCAGGCCCTCATGGAGCGATTCCTGGAGGCCATGTGGGGTGAGATCGCCCGGCGAAAGTCCATGTGCGACAACGCCGGTGTCGACGGCGCCAAGGAATACAACGAGATCCGGTCTCGGATGCGCGCGCGGGGCGACGACAGCCTGCCGCCGCTGCCGATGCTGGTGGTCGTCATCGACGAGTTCTACGAGTGGTTCCGCATCATGCCCACCGCGGTCGAGGTGCTGGACTCGATCGGCCGGCAGGGCCGTGCCTACTGGGTGCACCTGATGATGGCTTCGCAGACCATCGAGAGCCGCGCCGAGAAGCTCATGGAGAACATGGGTTACCGGCTGGTGCTCAAGGCGCAGACCGCCGGCGCCGCTCAGGCAGCCGGCGTGCCCAACGCCGTCAATCTGCCGTCCAAGGCAGGCCTGGGCTACTTCCGCAAGAGCGGGGAAGAGGTCATCCGTTTCCAGGCCGAGTTCCTGTGGCGCGACTACCACCGGGGCGGGTTGCTCGACGACGAGCAGATGCCGTTGACGCATGCGGTCGACTACATCCGGCCGCAGCTGTTCACCACCGCGTTCACTCCGCTCGAGGTGAGCGTCAGCACCCCCGAGATCGAGGCGGCCGACGAGCTCGCCGCGATCGACTCCAAACCCGCAGCAGCGGCCGGGGAGCCCGCCGAGGAGGAGGACTTCATCCGGACCCCCAAGGTCGGCACGGTCATCATCGACCAGTTGCGCCAGATGGACTTCGAGCCCTACCGGCTCTGGCAGCCACCGCTGGACGTCCCGGTGTCTATCGAGGAGCTGGTGAATCGCTACCTGGGCCACCCGTGGCAGCAGGACTACGGCACCCGGCGCGACCTGGTGTTCCCCATCGGCGTGATCGACCGGCCCTTCAAGCACGACCAGCCGCCGCTGACGGTGGACACCGCCGGTCCTGGCGCCAACGTGTTGATCCTGGGTGCCGGTGGCGCGGGTAAGACGACGGCACTGCAGACGCTGATCTGCTCGGCGGCCCTGACCCACACCCCCGAGCAGGTCCAGTTCTACTGCCTGGCCTACAGCGGTACCTCGCTGACCACGGTCGCGGGCCTGCCGCACGTGGGCAGCGTCTGCGGGCCGACCGACCCGGACGGCGTGCGCCGCACCGTGGCCGAACTGCTCGCGCTGGTTCGGACCCGCAAGCGCAGCTTCCTGGAATGCGACGTCGCGTCGATGGACGTTTTCCGCCGGCGGAAGTTCGAGGGCTTGCCGGGGGCGGTGCCCAACGACGGTTTCGGCGACGTGTACCTGGTCCTCGACAACTACCGGGCGCTCTCGGAAGAGAACGAGGTGCTCGTCGAACAGGTCAACCAGATCATCAACCAGGGCCCCTCGTTCGGCGTGCACGTCATCGTGACCGCCGACCGCGAATCGGAACTGCGGCCGCCGGTGCGCAGCGGCTTCGGATCCCGGGTGGAGCTGCGTCTGGCAGCGGTCGAGGACGCCAAGCTGGTTCGCTCGCGGTTCGCCAAGGATGTCCCGGTCAAACCGGGGCGGGGCATGGTCGCGGTCAACTACGTGCGCCTCGACAGCGATCCCCAGTCCGGTCTGCACACCCTGATCGCGCGACCCGCGATGGCCGACACCGAAGCCCGGATATTCGAGTCCGACAGCGTCGCCGCGGCCGTCAGCCAGGTGGCGGTGGGCCGGGTGCGCCCGGTTCGGCGCCTGCCGGCGCGGCGCCTGCCGGCGCGGTTCGGGCTCGACGAGGTGCGCGCGGTCGCGGCCAACGACCACCGCGAAGGCGTGGGTGCCGGCGGTATCGCCTGGGCGATCTCCGAGCTGGACCTGCAGCCGGTCTACCTCAACTTCGCCGAGAACGGCCACCTGATGGTGACCGGGCGCCGCGAATGTGGGCGTACCACCACCCTGGCCACCATCATGAGTGAGATCGAACGGCTCTACGCACCAGGGGCCAGCAGCGCCCCGGCGCCCAGCCCGGACGGCCGGCCGTCCGCGCAGGTGTGGCTGATCGACCCGCGCCGCCAATTGCTGACCACGCTCGGTCCGGACTACGTGGAGAAGTTCGCCTACAACCTGGACGGCACCATCGAGTTGGTCAACGAACTGGCCGCCACCTTGGCCCGGCGCGAACCGCCGCCGGGGCTGTCGGCCGAGGAGTTGCTGTCGCGGACGTGGTGGAGCGGTCCGGAGATCTTCTTGATCATCGACGACATCCAGCAGTTCCCGCCCGGCTTCGACTCGCCGTTCCAAAAGGCAGCACCCTGGGTCACGCGGTCGGCGGACGTGGGCCTGCATGTGATCGCCACCCGGACGTTCGGTGGTTGGTCGTCCGCCGGGGCAGATCCGCTGCTGCGGGCCCTGCACCAGGCCAATGCGCCGCTGCTGGTGATGGACGCCGACCCCGACGAGGGCTTCATTCGCGGCAAGATGAAGGGCGGCCCGCTGCCCCGCGGCCGGGGCCTGTTGATGGCCGAGGACACCGGGGTGTTCGTCCAGGTCGCAGCCACCGAGCTGCGCCGGGCGCCGGCGCAGGAGCGGGCAACCACCCCGACCGGGTGA
- a CDS encoding PE family protein — protein sequence MSFVNAQPEALSAAAANLGGLGAALSAQNAAAAAPTTGVIPAAADEVSALTAAQFAAHATMYQQVSAQAAAIHEMFVATLNSSATSYAATEAANAAAAG from the coding sequence ATGTCGTTTGTGAATGCGCAGCCCGAAGCGCTGTCAGCCGCGGCCGCCAACCTGGGCGGACTGGGTGCGGCGCTCAGCGCGCAGAACGCCGCTGCCGCGGCCCCCACCACCGGCGTCATCCCGGCGGCGGCCGACGAGGTCTCGGCGCTGACCGCGGCGCAGTTCGCCGCCCACGCCACCATGTACCAGCAGGTCAGTGCGCAGGCCGCGGCGATTCACGAGATGTTCGTCGCCACCCTCAACAGCAGTGCAACCTCCTACGCCGCCACCGAGGCCGCCAACGCGGCTGCGGCGGGGTAA
- a CDS encoding ESX secretion-associated protein EspG, with protein sequence MDPSTRTDITVNVEGFWMLQALLDIRHVAPELRCRPYVSTDSNDWITEHPGMAVMREQGIVVDDQVNETVAARMRVLAAPDLEVVALLSLGKLRYGVPDGDDQEPGSRDIPDNEFRVLLARRGEHWVSAVRVGTDITVDDVAVTDAASIAALVLDGMESIHHADPAQITAVNVPMEEMLEATQSWQDSGFNIFTGGDLRRMGISAATVAALGQALSEPAAEAAVYARQYRDDAKGPSASVLSLKDGSGGRIALYQQARTAGSGEAWLAICPATPQLVQVGVKTVLDTLPYGAWKTHRRV encoded by the coding sequence ATGGACCCGAGCACTCGCACCGACATCACCGTCAACGTCGAGGGTTTCTGGATGTTGCAGGCACTGCTGGACATCCGTCATGTTGCTCCCGAGCTGCGTTGCCGGCCTTATGTTTCCACCGATTCGAACGACTGGATCACCGAGCACCCCGGCATGGCCGTGATGCGCGAGCAGGGCATCGTCGTCGACGACCAGGTCAACGAGACGGTGGCGGCACGCATGCGGGTGCTCGCCGCACCCGACCTCGAGGTGGTCGCGCTGCTGTCGCTGGGCAAGCTGCGCTACGGGGTGCCCGACGGCGATGACCAGGAACCGGGCTCCCGCGACATCCCCGACAACGAGTTCCGGGTGCTGTTGGCCCGGCGCGGTGAGCACTGGGTGTCGGCAGTACGTGTCGGCACCGACATCACCGTCGACGACGTCGCGGTGACCGACGCCGCGTCGATCGCGGCGCTGGTGCTCGACGGCATGGAGTCCATCCACCACGCCGACCCGGCACAGATCACCGCGGTCAACGTACCGATGGAGGAAATGCTCGAGGCGACCCAGAGTTGGCAGGACTCCGGCTTCAACATTTTCACCGGGGGAGACCTGCGCCGGATGGGCATCAGCGCCGCCACCGTGGCGGCGCTGGGACAGGCATTGTCAGAACCGGCCGCCGAGGCCGCGGTGTACGCGCGGCAATATCGCGATGACGCGAAGGGCCCCAGCGCTTCGGTGCTTTCCCTCAAAGACGGCTCGGGCGGCCGGATCGCGTTGTACCAGCAGGCGCGCACCGCAGGCTCGGGCGAAGCATGGCTGGCGATCTGCCCCGCCACCCCGCAGCTTGTCCAGGTCGGAGTCAAGACCGTCTTGGACACCCTGCCCTACGGCGCCTGGAAAACACATCGGCGGGTCTAG
- the eccB gene encoding type VII secretion protein EccB produces MTDEQRGSGYGLGLSTRTQMTGYQFLARRTAMALTRWQVRMEVEPGRRQSLAVVASVSAAAVVCLGALLWSFLSPSGQMNESPIIADRDSGALYVRVGGTLYPALNLASARLIAGRADNPHKVRSSQIAEQPHGPLVGIPGAPSDIRPTSPLTSSWLICDTVANVQGVGAPSPVTVTVIDGAPELNSRRRVLDGPDAVVLRYDNESWVVRQGRRSLIDAADRAVLLPLGLTPEQVDHARPMSQALFDALPVGPELAVPFVPDAGKPPAFPDAPGPVGTVFTTPQLAGPQQYSVVLMNGIQTVSPVVARILQNAGATGGGAPAVVTPQDLAKMPVVTGLDLSAYPEGPLQVVDIKENPSTCWWWERSTGDSRARVQVVSGPTIPVPQKEMGRVVSLVKTNDPAVPEADRVYFGPGYGNFVAVTGNDPDASTRESLWWLSASGVRFGIPGDDERKALGLVGEPAPAPSVALRLLAHGPTLSRQDALVRHDTLPTDMSPAELAVPR; encoded by the coding sequence GTGACTGACGAACAGCGGGGATCCGGCTACGGCCTGGGGTTGTCGACGCGTACCCAGATGACCGGGTACCAATTCCTGGCGCGCCGCACCGCGATGGCGTTGACCCGCTGGCAAGTCCGGATGGAAGTCGAGCCGGGTCGGCGGCAGTCGCTGGCGGTGGTGGCCTCGGTCTCGGCGGCCGCGGTGGTCTGCCTGGGCGCGCTGCTGTGGTCGTTCCTGAGCCCCTCGGGCCAGATGAACGAATCGCCCATCATCGCCGACCGCGATTCCGGCGCCTTGTACGTGCGGGTGGGCGGCACCCTATATCCGGCATTGAATTTGGCCTCGGCCCGCCTGATCGCCGGGCGGGCGGACAACCCGCACAAGGTGCGATCGAGTCAGATCGCCGAGCAGCCGCACGGTCCGCTGGTCGGAATTCCGGGTGCGCCGTCGGACATCCGGCCGACCTCGCCCCTGACGTCGTCCTGGTTGATCTGCGACACCGTGGCCAACGTCCAAGGCGTCGGCGCCCCGTCGCCGGTGACGGTGACCGTGATCGACGGCGCCCCCGAACTCAACTCGCGCCGCCGGGTGCTCGACGGTCCGGACGCGGTGGTGCTGCGCTACGACAACGAGTCCTGGGTGGTTCGCCAGGGCCGCCGCTCGCTGATCGACGCCGCCGACCGGGCGGTGCTGCTGCCGCTGGGGCTGACTCCCGAGCAGGTGGACCACGCCCGCCCCATGAGCCAGGCGCTGTTCGACGCCCTGCCGGTGGGCCCGGAACTGGCCGTGCCGTTCGTGCCCGACGCCGGCAAACCGCCGGCGTTCCCGGATGCCCCCGGCCCGGTGGGCACGGTCTTCACCACCCCGCAGCTGGCTGGGCCGCAACAGTATTCGGTCGTACTCATGAACGGCATCCAGACCGTGTCGCCGGTGGTGGCCCGCATCCTGCAGAACGCCGGAGCCACCGGGGGCGGTGCGCCGGCGGTGGTGACACCGCAGGACCTGGCCAAGATGCCGGTGGTCACCGGTTTGGACCTCTCGGCCTACCCCGAAGGGCCGCTTCAGGTGGTCGACATCAAGGAGAACCCCTCCACCTGCTGGTGGTGGGAGCGGTCCACCGGTGACAGCCGGGCCCGCGTGCAGGTGGTCTCTGGACCGACGATTCCGGTGCCCCAGAAGGAGATGGGCCGGGTGGTCTCCCTGGTGAAGACCAACGATCCCGCCGTGCCGGAGGCCGACCGGGTCTACTTCGGTCCGGGCTACGGCAACTTCGTCGCGGTGACCGGCAACGACCCCGACGCCTCCACCCGGGAATCGTTGTGGTGGCTCTCGGCGTCCGGCGTGCGATTCGGGATTCCCGGTGACGACGAGCGCAAGGCGCTGGGACTGGTCGGAGAACCGGCACCGGCCCCGTCGGTGGCGTTGCGCCTGCTGGCGCACGGCCCGACCCTGTCCCGGCAGGATGCGCTGGTGCGTCACGACACCCTGCCAACCGATATGAGCCCAGCAGAATTGGCGGTGCCCAGATGA